The following are encoded in a window of Flavobacteriales bacterium genomic DNA:
- the gcvT gene encoding glycine cleavage system aminomethyltransferase GcvT: MKKTALTHIHEALGAKLVPFAGYLMPVQYTGVNDEHHAVRNGVGVFDVSHMGEFLVRGPGALDLIQKVTSNDASKLTEGKVQYSCLPNGQGGIVDDLLVYRMRHGDDAHYVLVVNASNMSKDWAWINKHNTFDAQLEDISDRMSLLAVQGPKATDTLKDLFAEDIGAMPYYTAMYAEMKGVGLVLISTTGYTGAGGYEVYVPNPLAEKAWHVVMAAGAPHGIKPCGLAARDTLRLEMGFCLYGNDINDTTSPLEAGLGWITKFTKDFIDSDRLKAQKEQGVSRKLVGFELLDRGIPRHDYPVLDAEGKVVGKVTSGTMSPSLQKPIGLAYVPVAMATEGSDLWVEVRGKALKGRVVKLPFHRNA, translated from the coding sequence TTGAAGAAGACCGCCCTCACGCACATCCACGAAGCACTCGGCGCCAAGCTGGTGCCCTTCGCCGGCTACCTCATGCCCGTGCAATACACCGGCGTGAATGACGAGCACCATGCGGTGCGCAATGGCGTGGGCGTGTTCGATGTGAGCCACATGGGCGAATTCCTCGTACGGGGCCCCGGCGCGCTGGACCTCATCCAGAAAGTGACGAGCAACGACGCCAGCAAGCTCACCGAGGGCAAGGTGCAGTACAGCTGCCTGCCCAATGGCCAGGGCGGCATCGTGGACGACCTGCTGGTATACCGGATGCGCCACGGCGACGACGCACACTACGTGCTGGTGGTGAACGCCAGCAATATGTCCAAGGACTGGGCCTGGATCAACAAGCACAACACCTTCGACGCGCAACTGGAGGACATCAGCGACCGCATGAGCCTGCTGGCCGTGCAGGGCCCCAAGGCCACCGACACGCTCAAGGACCTCTTCGCCGAGGATATCGGCGCCATGCCGTACTACACCGCCATGTACGCTGAAATGAAGGGCGTGGGCCTGGTGCTGATCAGCACCACGGGATACACCGGCGCGGGCGGCTACGAGGTCTATGTGCCCAACCCCCTGGCGGAAAAGGCCTGGCATGTGGTGATGGCGGCCGGTGCACCCCACGGGATCAAGCCTTGCGGTCTGGCGGCGCGCGACACGCTGCGGTTGGAGATGGGCTTCTGCCTCTACGGCAACGACATCAACGACACCACTTCGCCCCTGGAGGCCGGGCTGGGCTGGATCACCAAGTTCACCAAGGACTTCATCGACAGCGACCGGCTGAAGGCCCAGAAAGAGCAGGGCGTTTCGCGCAAGCTGGTGGGCTTCGAGTTGCTGGACCGCGGCATCCCGCGCCACGACTACCCCGTGTTGGACGCAGAAGGCAAGGTGGTGGGCAAGGTCACTTCTGGCACCATGAGCCCCTCGCTGCAGAAGCCCATTGGCCTGGCCTACGTGCCTGTGGCCATGGCCACCGAGGGAAGTGACCTGTGGGTGGAAGTGCGGGGCAAGGCCTTGAAAGGCCGCGTGGTGAAGCTACCTTTCCATCGCAACGCCTGA
- a CDS encoding class I SAM-dependent methyltransferase: protein MPSYLPRLFQMALSTSFSRAPLCIEDRVHVFGMEGGADDATIRSFGEEWAKFSRFSDTDLRTAGEELFDLWPAELDPATTRLLDLGCGSGRWTRYLAHRVAHADAVDPSEAVFHAAQANADLPKVRWSHARGEELPFAEESFDIIMCIGVLHHVRDPRRVLAETLRTLRAGGWFYFYLYYAMEQRGRLYRWLHRASELLRWPIHRLPGAMKRPLCDVLAVLIYLPLVLLARLAKALGVPWWHRLPLAYYHNKSFRLMRNDALDRFGTAYEQRSTQAEITTLLHDAGFDEVRFSSQPPYWHGTARKPA from the coding sequence ATGCCCTCGTACCTTCCCCGCCTTTTCCAAATGGCCCTTTCAACATCGTTCAGCCGCGCCCCGCTGTGTATCGAGGACCGGGTGCACGTATTCGGGATGGAGGGCGGAGCCGATGACGCCACCATCCGCTCCTTCGGCGAGGAGTGGGCCAAGTTCAGCCGCTTCAGCGATACCGACCTGCGCACGGCGGGGGAGGAACTCTTCGACCTGTGGCCAGCGGAGTTGGATCCCGCCACCACCCGCCTGCTGGACCTGGGCTGTGGCAGTGGCCGCTGGACACGCTACCTGGCCCACCGCGTGGCGCATGCCGATGCGGTGGATCCCAGCGAGGCCGTGTTCCATGCCGCGCAGGCCAACGCCGACCTGCCAAAGGTGCGTTGGAGCCATGCCCGTGGGGAAGAACTGCCTTTCGCGGAAGAGAGCTTCGACATCATCATGTGCATCGGCGTGCTGCACCACGTGCGGGACCCGCGGCGTGTGCTGGCCGAGACCTTGCGCACCCTGCGTGCCGGTGGCTGGTTCTATTTCTACCTCTACTACGCCATGGAGCAGCGCGGCCGCCTGTATCGCTGGTTGCACCGTGCCAGTGAACTCTTGCGTTGGCCCATCCACCGCCTGCCGGGGGCGATGAAGCGCCCGCTGTGCGATGTACTGGCGGTGCTCATCTACCTGCCGCTGGTGCTGCTCGCCCGACTGGCGAAAGCGCTGGGCGTTCCGTGGTGGCACCGCCTGCCGCTGGCATACTACCACAACAAGAGTTTCCGGCTCATGCGCAACGATGCGCTTGACCGCTTCGGCACGGCCTATGAGCAGCGCAGCACACAGGCCGAGATCACCACGCTGCTGCATGACGCTGGCTTTGACGAGGTCCGTTTCAGTTCACAGCCGCCCTACTGGCACGGCACCGCCCGCAAGCCCGCCTGA
- the smpB gene encoding SsrA-binding protein SmpB → MAESKPKIEVRNRRAGFEYHLLDSFECGIVLMGTEIKSIRAGGASISEAYCTFIGDELYVRNMRIDPWMQTVHYTHEPKRDRKLLLKHRELEKLKRKLKDAGITIIPTRLFIAPNNFAKLEIALAKGKKTYDKRESLKAKDVQRDLDRHG, encoded by the coding sequence ATGGCCGAGAGCAAGCCGAAGATCGAAGTGAGGAACCGCCGTGCGGGCTTCGAGTACCACCTGCTCGACAGCTTCGAGTGCGGCATCGTGCTGATGGGCACCGAGATCAAGAGCATCCGCGCGGGCGGGGCCAGCATCAGCGAGGCCTACTGTACGTTCATCGGCGATGAGTTGTACGTGCGCAACATGCGGATCGACCCCTGGATGCAGACGGTGCACTATACGCACGAGCCCAAACGCGACCGCAAACTGCTGCTGAAGCACCGCGAACTGGAGAAGCTCAAGCGGAAGCTGAAGGACGCCGGCATCACCATCATACCCACGCGCCTGTTCATCGCGCCGAACAACTTCGCCAAGCTGGAGATCGCGCTGGCCAAGGGCAAGAAGACCTACGACAAACGCGAGAGCCTCAAGGCCAAGGACGTGCAGCGCGACCTCGACCGCCACGGGTGA
- a CDS encoding metal-dependent transcriptional regulator: protein MYSSAEENHIKAIYAITERTGEGASTNAVAQRLDTKASSVTDMLKKLSEKGLVDHEPYHGVALTKAGKRVALAIIRKHRLWETFLVKHLDYKWDEVHDLAEQLEHVHSRDLIDRLDKYMGHPKFDPHGDPIPDKHGRVSGITGARSLDDVPDGARVDVVGVKDSSPEFLQLLDGLGLGLGARLKVVRRFGYDNSIEVDSRGRNGLLLNERVCGNLLVRPA from the coding sequence ATGTACTCCAGCGCGGAGGAGAACCACATCAAGGCGATCTACGCGATCACCGAACGCACCGGCGAGGGCGCGAGCACCAACGCCGTGGCGCAGCGGCTGGACACGAAGGCCAGTTCCGTCACCGACATGTTGAAGAAGCTCAGCGAAAAGGGGCTGGTGGACCATGAGCCCTACCATGGCGTGGCACTCACCAAGGCGGGGAAACGCGTGGCGTTGGCGATCATCCGCAAGCACCGGTTGTGGGAGACCTTCCTTGTGAAGCATCTCGACTACAAATGGGACGAGGTGCACGACCTGGCCGAGCAACTCGAACACGTCCATTCGAGGGACCTCATAGACCGGTTGGACAAGTACATGGGCCATCCCAAGTTCGACCCGCACGGCGATCCGATCCCCGACAAGCACGGCCGCGTTTCGGGCATCACGGGCGCCCGATCGCTGGACGATGTGCCGGACGGCGCCCGTGTGGATGTGGTGGGCGTGAAGGACAGTTCGCCCGAGTTCCTGCAATTGCTCGATGGGCTGGGGCTGGGCCTGGGTGCTCGCCTCAAGGTGGTGCGGCGCTTCGGCTACGACAACTCCATCGAAGTGGACAGCCGAGGCCGCAACGGGCTGCTGCTGAACGAACGTGTTTGCGGCAATCTCCTTGTCAGGCCAGCCTGA
- a CDS encoding glycosyltransferase family 4 protein — protein sequence MARIHIIAPHRTGRSPSQRYRLEQYMPHLAAQGHDVLYARLLDEWDDRILYSRGRIIAKGFLLVKAFLRRWRDVMRIRKGDTVLLHREAFMTRGIFFERLIRRRAGLLVYDLDDAIWLMDVSPGNKRLSWLKDPAKTDRIIALADRVIAGNEHIAEHCQAINADVARIPTVIDTDRYRVLPAPQEDPVTIGWTGSRTSTAHLVAALPMLQKLHAQWGHRIRFRVISDIAPELPGLPVEHVRWNPGTEAEDLAPIHIGIMPLQDDEWSRGKCGFKGLQYMAVGKAVVLADVGVNGTIVRHGHNGLLARTEADWLESIGRLVQDADLRRRLGAEARRTVEESWSLQAWRGRFLERLTP from the coding sequence ATGGCCCGCATCCACATCATAGCGCCCCACCGCACCGGCCGTTCGCCCAGCCAGCGCTACCGGCTGGAACAATACATGCCACACCTGGCGGCACAAGGCCACGATGTGCTCTACGCGCGCTTGCTGGACGAATGGGACGACCGCATCCTGTACAGCCGCGGACGCATCATCGCCAAGGGCTTCCTGTTGGTGAAGGCTTTCTTGCGGCGTTGGCGCGATGTGATGCGCATCCGCAAGGGCGATACCGTGCTTCTGCACCGCGAGGCCTTCATGACGCGCGGCATCTTCTTCGAGCGCCTGATCCGCCGCCGCGCCGGGCTGCTGGTCTACGATCTGGACGATGCCATCTGGCTCATGGACGTGAGCCCCGGCAACAAGCGGCTGAGTTGGTTGAAGGATCCGGCCAAGACCGACCGCATCATCGCCCTGGCCGATCGGGTGATCGCCGGCAACGAACACATCGCCGAGCATTGCCAGGCGATCAACGCGGACGTGGCGCGCATCCCCACGGTGATCGACACCGACCGCTACCGGGTACTGCCCGCGCCGCAGGAGGACCCGGTGACCATCGGCTGGACGGGCAGCCGCACCAGCACCGCGCACCTGGTGGCCGCCCTGCCCATGCTGCAAAAGCTTCACGCCCAGTGGGGCCACCGCATCCGCTTCCGGGTCATCAGCGACATCGCCCCCGAACTGCCCGGCCTGCCTGTGGAGCATGTGCGCTGGAACCCCGGCACCGAAGCCGAGGACCTGGCACCGATCCACATCGGCATCATGCCCCTTCAGGATGATGAATGGAGCCGCGGCAAGTGCGGTTTCAAGGGCCTGCAATACATGGCCGTGGGCAAGGCCGTGGTGCTGGCCGATGTGGGCGTGAACGGAACCATCGTCCGCCACGGCCACAACGGTCTGCTGGCCCGCACCGAGGCGGACTGGCTGGAGTCCATCGGCCGCTTGGTGCAGGATGCCGATCTTCGCCGCCGGTTGGGCGCCGAAGCCCGCAGGACCGTGGAGGAAAGCTGGTCGCTGCAAGCCTGGCGCGGCCGATTCCTGGAACGACTCACCCCCTGA
- a CDS encoding DUF3078 domain-containing protein, with translation MLVALIATPAVLFAQDDIDPAARAKAEEAMRARAAADSLEGWKTGGVFQLNLTQVSLTNWAAGGFSSISGIAQFNGTANWKKGKRAWDNSLALAFGGQQQQDGPTVKTDDRIELNSKYGYELNGAWYLAGLAQFRTQFTEGFNAEGTRISHLLSPGYLLFGVGLDYKPNDKLSIYMSPATARIVIVTDETLWGGSDDPDLRVYGVLNGETTALEMGGYVRFQYQTPLAENITFMTRGDFFSNYLRDPQNIDVTWETLWTFKVNDWFAATLNTLLIYDHDTNLPKTDSEGIPYAGPATQFKQTLGLGLTIKL, from the coding sequence ATGCTTGTCGCACTCATCGCGACACCTGCAGTGCTCTTTGCCCAGGACGATATCGACCCAGCGGCTCGCGCCAAGGCCGAGGAGGCCATGCGTGCTCGCGCTGCGGCCGATTCGCTTGAAGGCTGGAAGACCGGAGGGGTGTTCCAACTGAACCTCACCCAGGTGAGTCTGACCAACTGGGCGGCCGGTGGATTCAGTTCCATCAGCGGTATCGCCCAGTTCAACGGCACGGCCAACTGGAAGAAGGGCAAGCGCGCCTGGGACAACAGCCTGGCCTTGGCTTTCGGTGGCCAGCAGCAGCAGGATGGGCCCACGGTGAAGACCGACGACCGCATCGAACTCAATTCCAAGTACGGCTATGAGTTGAATGGGGCCTGGTATCTCGCCGGGCTGGCGCAGTTCCGCACCCAGTTCACCGAGGGCTTCAATGCCGAGGGCACACGCATCTCGCACCTGCTATCACCGGGATATCTGCTCTTCGGCGTGGGTCTGGACTACAAGCCCAACGACAAGCTCAGTATCTACATGTCACCCGCCACGGCACGTATCGTCATCGTCACCGATGAGACCCTGTGGGGCGGCTCCGATGATCCCGATCTGCGGGTGTACGGCGTACTGAATGGAGAGACGACCGCCCTGGAGATGGGGGGCTATGTGCGGTTCCAATACCAGACGCCACTCGCGGAGAACATCACCTTCATGACCCGCGGCGACTTCTTCAGCAATTACCTGCGCGACCCCCAGAACATCGACGTGACCTGGGAAACATTGTGGACCTTCAAGGTGAACGATTGGTTCGCCGCCACGCTGAACACCCTGCTGATCTACGACCACGACACCAACCTGCCGAAGACCGACAGCGAAGGCATCCCCTACGCCGGTCCGGCCACGCAGTTCAAGCAGACGCTGGGCCTGGGACTGACGATCAAGCTCTGA
- a CDS encoding TonB-dependent receptor, with protein sequence MTILCHRAGAQGGVVTGRVLSDDGPLPMAQVRLAGGAQGTVTTLDGTFELGAVPVGDRVLEIRFVGYGTREIRFRQATDAYTRLGDIRMEPQASDLAEVVVTGTMREVSRADSPVPVEVITPKLFQRAPSPALFDAVGMVNGVRPQINCSVCNTGDIHINGMEGPYTMVLIDGMPIVSGLSTVYGLSGIPTALVERVEVVKGPGSALYGSEAMGGIINVITKDPVLAPLASAEVMATSWEEYSADIGLRTGKGKVRGLTGISLYHYDTPRDDNRDGFTDLTLQKRLSLFQKVAVKRPSRRVASLAARYVHEDRWGGEMDWTWAFGGSDSIYGESIATRRWELIGQYQLPMTERVMAQVSWNRHAQDSWYGTMPYDAVQEVFFGQLYWSHRYAMRHDVLAGVAYRHVFYNDNTPATTMGVEPFTSDRPQRKPLPGIFLQDEFAASDVHTLLLGYRLDNDLDHGLVHSPRFAWKYAPSGRFAVRTNFGTGYRVVNLFTEDHAALTGSRTVVIMEDLRPERSWNATLNVVRRWPGEKRFFALDGSLFHTRFSNRILPDYDSDPELILYANLDGHGVSQGASLNLEARLGQDFRLLAGATWMEVFTVSGGRRETQFFAPAWSGTFTASHDLPKRITLDLTGQWYGPMRLPTLPQDPRPGHSPWYALLTVQVRHRIGERLEIFGGVRNLLDFVPRDPLMRPFDPFDHDVDDPVTNPHGHTFDTAYMYAPLQGRRGFVGLRWDLP encoded by the coding sequence ATGACCATACTGTGCCACAGGGCCGGAGCGCAGGGTGGGGTGGTCACCGGCCGGGTGTTGTCCGATGACGGCCCGCTTCCCATGGCGCAGGTGCGTTTGGCAGGTGGTGCGCAGGGCACGGTCACCACCCTGGACGGGACGTTCGAGCTGGGTGCGGTCCCTGTGGGCGACAGGGTGCTGGAGATCCGCTTCGTAGGCTATGGAACGCGCGAGATCCGGTTCCGGCAGGCCACGGACGCGTACACCCGGTTGGGCGACATCCGGATGGAGCCGCAGGCCAGCGATCTCGCGGAAGTGGTGGTGACCGGTACCATGCGTGAAGTGTCTCGCGCGGACAGTCCGGTGCCGGTGGAGGTGATCACGCCGAAACTGTTCCAGCGCGCACCCAGCCCGGCCCTTTTCGATGCCGTGGGCATGGTCAACGGTGTACGGCCGCAGATCAATTGCAGCGTCTGCAACACGGGCGACATCCACATCAACGGCATGGAGGGGCCCTACACCATGGTGCTGATCGACGGCATGCCCATCGTGAGCGGCCTGAGCACGGTGTACGGACTGAGCGGGATCCCCACGGCGCTGGTGGAGCGTGTGGAGGTGGTGAAGGGCCCTGGCTCGGCACTCTATGGCAGCGAGGCGATGGGCGGCATCATCAACGTCATCACCAAGGACCCCGTGCTGGCGCCACTGGCCAGTGCCGAAGTGATGGCCACCAGCTGGGAGGAGTACAGCGCGGACATCGGCCTGCGCACCGGAAAGGGCAAGGTGCGCGGGCTTACGGGCATCAGCCTGTACCACTACGACACGCCACGCGATGACAACCGCGACGGTTTCACCGACCTCACGCTCCAGAAACGACTGTCGCTCTTCCAGAAGGTGGCGGTGAAGCGCCCATCGCGCCGGGTGGCGAGCCTGGCCGCACGCTACGTGCATGAGGATCGTTGGGGCGGCGAGATGGACTGGACGTGGGCCTTCGGGGGCAGCGACAGCATCTATGGCGAAAGCATCGCCACGCGGCGCTGGGAATTGATCGGCCAGTACCAGTTGCCGATGACCGAGCGCGTGATGGCGCAGGTCTCGTGGAACCGCCACGCGCAGGACAGCTGGTACGGCACCATGCCATATGATGCGGTGCAGGAGGTGTTCTTCGGCCAGTTGTATTGGAGCCACCGCTATGCCATGCGGCACGATGTGCTGGCGGGTGTCGCCTACCGCCATGTCTTCTACAACGACAACACACCCGCCACCACCATGGGGGTGGAGCCCTTCACCAGCGACCGCCCCCAGCGCAAGCCGTTGCCGGGGATCTTCCTGCAGGATGAATTCGCCGCGAGCGATGTGCATACCCTGCTTCTGGGATATCGCCTGGACAACGATCTGGACCATGGCCTCGTGCATTCACCACGCTTCGCGTGGAAGTACGCGCCAAGCGGCCGCTTCGCCGTGCGCACCAACTTCGGCACGGGCTATCGCGTGGTGAACCTCTTCACGGAGGACCACGCCGCGCTCACCGGCTCCCGCACCGTGGTCATCATGGAGGACCTGCGGCCGGAACGAAGCTGGAACGCCACGCTGAACGTGGTGCGGCGATGGCCTGGAGAGAAGCGCTTCTTCGCGTTGGACGGTTCGCTCTTCCACACGCGCTTCAGCAACCGCATCCTGCCGGACTACGACAGCGATCCGGAGCTGATCCTCTACGCCAACCTCGACGGGCATGGCGTTTCCCAAGGTGCGAGCCTGAACCTGGAAGCCCGCCTGGGACAGGACTTCCGACTGCTGGCCGGTGCCACCTGGATGGAGGTCTTCACTGTATCGGGAGGCCGGCGTGAAACGCAATTCTTCGCCCCCGCATGGTCTGGCACTTTCACCGCTTCGCACGACCTGCCGAAGCGCATCACGCTCGACCTCACCGGCCAATGGTACGGGCCCATGCGGCTGCCCACCCTGCCCCAAGACCCCCGTCCCGGCCATTCGCCGTGGTACGCGCTGCTGACGGTGCAGGTGCGGCATCGCATCGGTGAGCGTTTGGAGATCTTCGGTGGTGTGCGGAACCTGCTCGACTTCGTGCCGCGCGATCCGCTGATGCGCCCCTTCGATCCCTTCGACCACGACGTGGACGACCCTGTGACGAATCCGCATGGCCACACCTTCGACACGGCCTACATGTACGCGCCCCTGCAGGGACGGCGCGGCTTCGTGGGCCTTCGCTGGGACCTGCCCTGA
- a CDS encoding sterol desaturase family protein, translating into MATRNISDSGRIFKSPVLEALTKTHIAFPLTIFYGTGLLALYASLVWFHMGVVASVALFLVGAFSFTLVEYVVHRYFYHMGTDSPRKARIQYIFHGVHHDHPRDKKRLALPPLMSALVAAMFVGIFRLVMGEPGIAFGGGFMAGYATYLLAHYAIHVYNPPKNFLALIWKHHNLHHYVGDTGAFGVSSPFWDHVFGTMPVDPRKKRVAVKGGAQAQ; encoded by the coding sequence ATGGCGACCAGGAACATCAGCGACAGCGGCCGGATCTTCAAAAGCCCTGTGCTGGAGGCGCTCACCAAGACGCACATCGCGTTCCCGCTGACCATCTTCTATGGCACCGGCCTGCTGGCGCTTTACGCCTCGTTGGTGTGGTTCCACATGGGGGTGGTGGCCTCCGTGGCGCTCTTTCTGGTCGGCGCCTTCTCCTTCACCCTGGTGGAATACGTGGTACACCGCTACTTCTACCACATGGGCACGGACAGCCCACGCAAGGCCCGTATCCAGTACATCTTCCACGGGGTGCACCATGACCATCCCCGCGACAAGAAGCGCCTGGCCCTGCCCCCGCTGATGAGCGCCTTGGTGGCGGCCATGTTCGTGGGCATTTTCCGCCTGGTGATGGGCGAACCCGGCATCGCCTTCGGCGGAGGCTTCATGGCGGGCTATGCCACCTACCTGCTGGCACACTACGCCATCCATGTCTACAACCCGCCCAAGAACTTCCTGGCCCTCATCTGGAAGCACCACAACCTGCACCATTACGTGGGGGATACCGGAGCCTTCGGGGTCAGTTCACCCTTCTGGGACCACGTCTTCGGCACCATGCCCGTGGACCCACGCAAAAAACGGGTGGCGGTGAAGGGCGGTGCACAGGCCCAATGA
- a CDS encoding S1/P1 Nuclease — protein MIRKTALLFVLLATILALQPVPVSEPVHAWGFYGHKRINRMACFTLPPEMFPFFKRHIDFISDESVGPDRRRYAVEGEAPRHYIDIDHYGKHGVDPFEVMPRKWEDAVRKFSEDTLQAYGIVPWHIEVMFHRLVKAFQRGQVDAILKNATDLGHYVADAHVPLHTTENYNGQLTNQHGIHAFWESRIPELSAEDYDHLVGRARYIESPLDAAWDAVYDSHMLVDSVLGIERELSRQYPEDKKYVFEQRGASRTPFRTYSREFAQAYEAAMQGMVQRRMNASILNLGDIWYTAWVVAGQPDLDRFEQKAVSDSLKRVIKAEQELMLENRKGYGREHE, from the coding sequence ATGATCCGCAAGACCGCCCTGCTCTTTGTGCTGCTGGCGACCATCCTCGCCCTGCAACCCGTGCCCGTGAGCGAGCCGGTCCACGCCTGGGGCTTCTATGGCCACAAGCGCATCAACCGCATGGCCTGCTTCACCCTGCCTCCGGAGATGTTCCCCTTCTTCAAGCGGCACATCGACTTCATCAGCGATGAGAGCGTGGGGCCCGACCGCCGCCGCTATGCCGTGGAGGGAGAGGCCCCGAGGCACTATATCGACATCGACCACTACGGCAAGCACGGCGTGGACCCCTTCGAGGTGATGCCGCGCAAGTGGGAGGACGCCGTGCGCAAGTTCAGTGAGGACACGCTGCAGGCATATGGCATTGTGCCCTGGCACATCGAAGTGATGTTCCATCGTCTGGTGAAGGCCTTCCAGCGCGGTCAGGTGGACGCCATCCTGAAGAACGCCACCGACCTGGGCCATTATGTCGCTGACGCCCATGTGCCGCTGCACACCACGGAGAACTACAACGGGCAGCTGACCAACCAGCACGGCATCCACGCCTTCTGGGAGAGCCGCATTCCCGAGTTGAGCGCCGAGGACTACGACCACTTGGTGGGCCGTGCCCGCTACATCGAATCACCGCTGGATGCCGCATGGGACGCTGTATACGACAGCCATATGCTGGTGGACAGCGTCCTGGGCATCGAGCGGGAGCTGAGCCGCCAGTACCCGGAGGACAAGAAGTACGTCTTCGAGCAGCGCGGTGCCTCGCGAACCCCTTTCCGAACCTATTCGCGCGAGTTCGCCCAAGCCTACGAGGCGGCCATGCAGGGCATGGTGCAGCGGCGCATGAACGCCAGCATCCTCAATCTGGGCGATATCTGGTACACCGCCTGGGTGGTGGCCGGCCAGCCGGACCTGGACCGCTTTGAGCAGAAGGCCGTCAGCGACAGCCTCAAGCGGGTGATCAAGGCCGAGCAGGAACTGATGCTGGAGAACCGGAAGGGTTACGGAAGGGAGCACGAGTGA
- a CDS encoding ZIP family metal transporter has translation MQDLLTFFERIDPVWGALIATTFTWLVTASGAAIVFFFKQLHRRALDGMLGFTGGVMVAASFWSLLAPSIAMSEGMAVPNWFPAAVGFALGAMFIFALDKWVPHLHINFDPRNTEGPRTEWRRSTLLILAITLHNIPEGLAVGVLFGGVAAGIPEATIGGAVALAIGIGLQNFPEGIAVAMPLRRMGLGRRRSFFYGQLSAVVEPVAGVIGALAVVYMTPILPYALAFAAGAMIYVVVEEVIPETQQSGHTDVPILGFIGGFIVMMVLDVALG, from the coding sequence ATGCAGGACCTCCTCACCTTCTTCGAGCGGATCGACCCCGTGTGGGGCGCGCTCATCGCCACCACGTTCACCTGGCTGGTCACCGCCTCCGGTGCCGCGATCGTGTTCTTCTTCAAGCAACTGCACCGGCGCGCGCTCGATGGCATGCTCGGTTTCACCGGCGGGGTGATGGTGGCCGCCAGCTTCTGGAGCCTGCTGGCCCCCAGCATCGCCATGAGCGAGGGCATGGCCGTGCCCAACTGGTTCCCCGCCGCCGTGGGTTTCGCCCTGGGTGCGATGTTCATTTTCGCCTTGGACAAATGGGTGCCGCACCTGCACATCAACTTCGACCCCAGGAACACCGAGGGCCCCAGGACGGAGTGGCGGCGCAGCACGCTGCTGATCCTGGCCATCACCCTGCACAATATCCCCGAAGGACTGGCGGTGGGCGTGCTTTTCGGCGGTGTGGCGGCAGGCATTCCCGAGGCCACCATCGGAGGGGCGGTGGCGCTGGCCATCGGCATCGGACTGCAGAATTTCCCCGAGGGCATCGCCGTGGCCATGCCGTTGCGGCGTATGGGCCTTGGTCGGCGGCGCAGCTTCTTCTATGGCCAGCTCAGCGCCGTGGTGGAACCCGTGGCCGGGGTGATCGGTGCGCTGGCCGTGGTGTACATGACACCCATCCTCCCCTACGCCCTGGCCTTCGCCGCCGGCGCCATGATCTATGTGGTGGTGGAGGAGGTGATCCCCGAGACCCAGCAGAGCGGCCACACCGATGTGCCCATCCTGGGCTTCATCGGTGGCTTCATCGTGATGATGGTGCTGGACGTGGCGCTGGGGTGA
- a CDS encoding 2-phosphosulfolactate phosphatase: MEATGNSTDYKYRVEVCFIPNQYPYYAADMGVVVVIDVLRATSAMVAAFESGVDRIIPVSTVEEAAQYLGRPGYIAAAERNGEVVQGFQFGNSPLAYVGQDLRGKTIVMTTTNGTKAINLAKDAKMLVVGSFLNLTALSDWLVKQDCNVLLLCSGWRDKFNLEDSVYAGAVMDRLLASGKFGLEEDSSIAAQYMFHAARDNFMGILKAAPRRRRIEQLKLLSDVKYCLTPDQSTVIPVLRDGELVRMETTVTVP; this comes from the coding sequence ATGGAAGCCACTGGCAACAGCACCGACTACAAGTACCGGGTGGAGGTCTGCTTCATTCCGAACCAGTATCCCTACTACGCCGCGGACATGGGCGTGGTGGTGGTGATCGATGTGCTGCGTGCCACCAGCGCCATGGTGGCCGCCTTCGAGAGCGGTGTGGACCGCATCATACCGGTCAGCACCGTGGAGGAGGCCGCCCAATACCTCGGCCGGCCAGGCTACATCGCCGCCGCCGAGCGCAATGGTGAAGTGGTGCAGGGCTTCCAGTTCGGCAATTCGCCCCTGGCCTATGTGGGGCAGGACCTGCGCGGCAAGACCATCGTGATGACCACCACCAACGGCACCAAGGCCATCAATTTGGCCAAGGACGCCAAGATGCTGGTGGTGGGCTCCTTCCTCAACCTCACCGCGCTGAGCGACTGGCTGGTGAAGCAGGACTGCAACGTGCTGCTGCTTTGCTCGGGCTGGCGCGACAAGTTCAACCTGGAGGATTCCGTTTACGCCGGGGCCGTGATGGACCGCCTGCTGGCCAGCGGCAAGTTCGGTCTGGAGGAGGACAGTTCCATCGCCGCCCAGTACATGTTCCATGCGGCACGCGACAATTTCATGGGCATCCTCAAAGCCGCCCCGCGCCGCCGCCGCATCGAGCAGCTCAAGCTCCTGAGCGATGTGAAGTATTGCCTCACCCCGGACCAGAGCACGGTGATCCCGGTGCTGCGCGATGGCGAACTGGTGCGCATGGAGACCACCGTCACCGTGCCATGA